AAACAGCTCGAACTTTGTTTAAAATGCGATCTGTTTCGTATGGGAGCCGCATGGTTGTTACGGGAGGACTTTTGCGAGCTGTTCGACGTCGTGTCGCGAGTCTCGCACTGTACGTGTTGTAAACTTTCCCTCGTTAGCGTCGCGTGAACCATTGATCCGGGCGCTAACGGGGGACAGCCCGTAGACAATTAtcgaatgtaaaaattgaatcgatAGGTAAACGATTtcgggggggtggggggtttAAGGGGACGTTCGTGCCGACGAGACGCTCCCGCTGCTAACGAGTTGGCATATTTTTGCATGGCCaagacaaagaaaaatacaaagaaacaatggaaaaaaatgataaaaaaatattaataatgcgaTCGATGAATGAAAAACGgtcgaaatttattatcgagTTTCAATTGCTTGCGCGACGGCTTCTTCGAGACATCGAACCACGTGTGCGAGGGCAGGTGAAAAACCGATGAAAactgtttttcaaaattctactCGCGTTCTACGCCAGGTGAACATACACACACGAAACGTACCTACACGAAGACTGGAAAATTTACATGGGTTTACACAGATTACAAAACATGTATACGAATACAAACAgacacacacgtacacacacaccGTAATTGTAGATCTACACGCATTTTAGGAGAATCTCAGAGCTAGAGTCGTGGAGGCGCGAATAGATTTTAAGAGAGAAATTTTACGAACAGGAAGAGCAGGGAAGAAAAGAGAACGGTGAAGCGGAAATGgtggaaatgattttatacAGATTCTTCGGGTTGTCGCGCGAGTTTGTGCCTTAAACCACGTCGCAATTGGTAACATTTTAGTCGGAAATCTTCGCAACAAGTCTGACACGATATTACAGTGCTGTGGCTTAAAGTTGCTAAAATTAGAGAGACTCTTCCACGGGAAACGATTGAATGCGTCTTTTAATTCGAGTATATATGGCGAAAGGTATAAACAAATACTTTACATCATTATTGGTAGTGTATACTAGGTTTACGGAACGTGTCAAAACGGCGAATtccaaattgtttaatttacgattattgcaATTACGAAGATACATTTAGAgggaatttattcaataaatttgtctCGTAGGGcatatattatgataaaaatcattaaaactctaaataaatgtatgcttcttattttaatgaagCAATGTAAAATAGCTGCTTTTAAGGATCCGTGAACCTAGTATTAAAGAAGCGTTAATATCAAGTGTCAGATcagtcaaattattttttctcggCACAAGCTTGCACACCAACCCTATTTGAAGCGATCAGGGAACAGATAGAGATGGAAGTGACCTTCGGCTGATTTCGCGGATAAAGAGGATCTACACGCGATTCTTCAAGCGATTAATCGGCAACGTCGATCGGTAGCCTTTCGACTGTCGTCCGTTTGACTGCCGCGCGCGATCGGATTCGGTTCTGACTGCGTTGAAATTCCGCCGGAATCTCGTCGGTGTTCTTCGCTTCGAGGGAGAATTCTTCCACCGTTCACCCTGAGAGAGCTCCTCGACTCCTCATCTAGCTTTCAGGTATGCATCGAACCAAAATCATTTGTAATACCTATCGGACCTGggcaaattttgtttgaaagataattatatatgcataatttacattttaaaaagtaacgaCAGgtatggaaattaaaaataacacgtGACGTAAGTTCAAATGTGCCCAGGTCTGGCACCAATCAAGACACAAACAAACGAAATTCTCATCTCTCCTCGTATCGACAAGATTCTAGCCCTATCTCTGGAACACAACTCGGGACGTTCTCTCAGAGCGAACAGTCTCGGCGCATTTCTTCAAGTACTCTTTCTCAGAAAGTATTCTCACCGGTCTTCTCGAAGAGAAGTCAAGCATGGCCGGTTCGACAGCCATCGCCAACAGCCATCCCCTTTGTGAACGTaccgaagaaaataattccgcAAGAGGTTTCGATAGAAAAGCGGCTCGGGGTTCGTTCGAGCATCGAACAGACCGACATAGTCGTTGACGAGAACGAAAGGTAGACGTTCTGCGAGCAATGGCGAACGCAAGATACAAGAATCCGGAGATGCCTAGGAGTcagctttatttttttaaacggatCCTACGCGCCCGTTGCTGCAGAATCTCTCGGCGACGTTGCCGATGGACGTGTCGAACCGTCACCACGTCGTAGGATATTAATTAGAAGTCAATTTGGCCGCGTTTCGGAAGCGTTTCCGCGTCTCGCGGGGACGAACGGGCCTTTTGTTCACGCTCGAGAAAGCTCCGTTCTGTCTCGCGAGCTTATATCGCGTCCCGCGGGCGTCGCGCCGTCATTCTCGAGCcggattattttttattcgatagacCACGGtctgattttaatttcactacACCGAACCTACCGTCGTAGTTGTcaaaacttatttttatttaaaacatatttttaacatatttttatttaaaaattgttaacatcgCTGGGATACTTCCGTAGagaataattgaacaaattttttaaatcacgtATACATTCTAACAAAAATGGCAAGAAGTTCCATAAGAAGCTTTTAAACCGGTTCTCGAGAGGGCCGCGACGGCCTCGATCGGGATCGCGCGTCTCGATCCGGGATCCCGGGTCGTCGATCACGCGCATGCGACTCGCCAGGgtttctaaactttgttacGTCGCGAACACATGACCTAATAACCGCGTACATACGGCATTCGCGAAACCGAACAGCAATATTAGGTGTATATAAATACCTTGTAAAACTAACGACgtctgtatatattatatgatacatGTATCGTGCGTACGATTACGGCGCATCGCGTCCGTGACAGCGCGTTCGTCGTGTTTGCAAGAACAAACGAAAGAATGTCGGCCATTGTTCGGCGGCGTTCCTCGACTTCCGGTTCGCCGGTTCGCTGCCGGAAATACAACTttgctaattattataaaaagaatctaTTATAGAGTTCTCTCTGGACAGCGATCACGCGGGGCTAATGGGAAACACGACCGGTTCTCGCAAAACTTCGTTGCCGCTGCCTGCCTTTTTCCAGATAGACAATTGCTGCGAAACAATTCTGAAGGACAATCAAAGATGGAAAGTACTGATCTCACACTCTCCGTAGAACGAAGCGATTAATTCACTAAGGCTAGATGTATTTCGTTAGCTTAAGCTAAGACACCGCTGAGGCGACCGCGGCGAATCACCGAGCAGCCCGCTTCAGGGACTGCGTCGTTTCTAATCGGGCCGTGGACCTGTCTGAAACTGTCTCCGTCGGCTACCAGGGCTCTCTTCGAACCGGAGAAAACCGGTTGCAGCAGAGTCCTGTCCGAGTCCACGAGGAAGTTACCGAAAAGGTTTCAATTCAATGGACTGAGGATCACCGCGCGAAACCGTTCATTCGAATCAACATTTGTAATAGATTCTTGATACATCAAGAAGATTTTGGATAACGCAAAATTCTTCGAGATCTCGACCATATTATGGAGAATTCAATTGGCTCGTGCTTCGTGCCGCGTCGCGATCCGCAGTCCAATCGGCGGCGGACTTTCGGGAGGGTGTTCTCGACGATCGACGGATCAGGGGAAGCCCGCGCGAACGTTCGCCGGCAAACGCAGGCAGATACAATTATTCTGGATGAAAATCTAATCGGATGCAATAATCGTAACACGGAGGACGGAAGCGTGTATCTACCGACGAGCGGTTCGGAATGGCGGACTCCTCGGCTGAAGGCCGACTTAAACGAACTGTCGAGGCCCGAGAACGTCGACACCTCCTAACACACgtattttgtatattcttttctaCGTAACTATACCGCTTTAAATCGAGGCGTTGATCGACGATCAGAAGCTTCGTTCAGCCGTGATCCCCGATCGTTGATCCTCGTTCCAAACGGGAACCGATAGAGGAGGAACGagacgaagaaagagaaacagagcgagagatagagagtgaAAGGAAGAGCgagcgtgagagagagagagagagcgagttgGGCGAACGCGCTGCCAGGGATGGCCGTgcgtgtaaatattataaataatataggaaGAGAGTGAACAAAATATTGCGAgtcagagagaaaaagagagtatGTGTGTCTGAATGCATGCGAGAGGGAGCGAACAATTGTAATCCCACGTaaacgagggagagagagaaagagagagagagagagaattatcGAAGAGTTACGAGGACTTTGTTAATTAGGTTTTAGCGGCGGAGACGATATAGCTGGCTCTATCGTAGTTTCTATACTTAACGAAAGTTGAACAATGCCGTTCAGAGGAACGAGTATATGGTGCGAGGGAAACggttcttctattttttttttctagcaGCTCAAGCCACCAAAAAGTCGATCGAGCGATGTAACACAATGCGGCGgctctttttttaaaagctgATCACAGAATCGGAGCTTGCGGTTCCGAGACGCGGCCCTTATGAGGAGAATATCATAGATCATAGATCATTCGACACATTCCGTCGTCAAACGGAAATACTTATTTGGCAGGGGGGGAAGTTGTGATCATTACCGACCGATCGTGGTTTTTCAGGACGCTCGGAATCGCAAGGGGCTCCCTCGCAAATTGCTCGGTTCGCGAATTGCGAATCGAAATCCGTGAGCTTCTCTCCTCGAGCACGTTCCCGTATCCACGTGATAAACGGCTCCGTATCGGTGATCGTAACCCACCTCGCACATCCCCGAACATTATCGCTGCGAAGTGATTAGGTCGTCCCATGAGTTCGTATCGTTTAGCGCGTTTAACACCGAACCTACCGTGTTGGTATCgtatcttttaatttcaaattgttgaaactaCGAAGTTTCTTCCGTAAGAcaaatttcgtaattatagTAAGCGTAAGGTTCAATACATTTAGTTTTATCATTCTTGTAAAGCAGCCGCGTTTAGCtgtcggtaggtttagtgttaaaggCTGACGTCTCGGAGAAAATCTAATCACTCGACTGCGGATCGTTAGCTGCGAATTAAAACAGTAGTAGGAcgattacaaatatttaagagTAGTCATACGGTAGTTCCACCTGTCTAAGATTGTTAAAGGAACTGTTTTCTGTCCGACTTCCGCTTGTTCCAgtcgacgaagaaaattttgattttgcacGAAGATCCGCGGTCCAGTGCGATATCGTtccacgatatttttattttttttaaatctcggaggtttcaatatttcttccaTCGATTTAACCTcgttaaaatttctttgaaaaatgtttaaagctTCTGCACTGTTATTCATTGtcgaacaaaattgtaaatagtaCAAAAACGAATTATGAGCTCGTGGGACGATCTAAGAGCTATAAACGATCGAAGAAAGTAGCGTAACATCTACGGTCGCGAATAATGGCGAAGGAGAGTAGCAGAGGATTCTGTGGGGCAGGAAAGGTTGATGAGAATGTAGCCGAGAACCGTGTCGAAGGGGAAACGAGCGTAGAGGGTTGCGAATGCGTGAAGTAGAATAGGTCGGAACCGTGAGAAAAGATCGAACGAAAATGGGTCGACTGCGAAAGAATCGCGAACAATAGCAGCGAATCGTACAGGGTAGCAAGGAAATGGGAAGCGAGAACTGCCGCGGCATTGTGGAGAGAAAGCGACAAGGAGGGGGCGTGCGGTGGTTACGATCGATCCGAATCGAGTCAAATTGCCGGAAACACGGGCGTCGGAACTCTGTGGACGCGGTGCCGATTGTTGCTCCTCGATGGCACACGCTCGCGTGTGTTCCCCGTGTTTACCCTGTGTTTCCCGTAGACTGTAGGGTCTACGATGTCTGGATCGACTTCGCGATCGGCGCGAAGGGAAACGATCGGCTCGCTCGGAGGAAAACGGTGCAACAGGGCGGCGCACGGAGCAGGTTTTTTTCGACCGGCGGCGTTTACGAACCGGAAACACACACAAAAGCGAAAGCGGATTGCGAACAAAACGATGGATAAACATGTGATATTACCGATTTTTTATATCAGCTACTTCGcaataatgaatttatcagCCTTATTATCAGAATTATCGGAAGCGGGGGTATAGAGAGCGtcgcgacacacacacacgggtCGTCGTCTTCGATTCAGCCGATCACAATTTCGCGgggtaaaaaaaagaaatagaaaagagtGGAGAGCAGCGAAACGCCGGGACAAAGTCGTTGGGAAAGAGACGAGAAGGAGGATCCTTTTCTATTCCGTTGCCGTGACACAGAATCGACGTTTTCCGCGGGAGGGGGAATTACTAACGACGGGCGGTGTTACTTTTGTTGCTATTTTGCCGAAAACGGTCGAACGATAATAACACACGAACACACACAGCCGAGGGATAGAGGAACGacgcgagagaaaagaaacaagccgaaacgataaaaagagaaaaccgtggaatagaaatagaattcGTTTCCGAATTGCGAGGCTCGCACTAATTGAACACGTTTTAACGACGACGACAGTGATCGCTGCGACGATCGAAGAAGCCGTGATCGTACCGAATTTTCATGAGAGTggttaaagaaacaaaaatcggaaacacacacacacacacacacacacacgcataATATACAAGCCACACACGACAAACGAAACACGAACACACAGAGAGACACACTCAGAGACACAGAAGTCTATAATAGTAGCTATCGAGCGgaataacaaagaaataaagaaaaaaatatatatatattattattatgattattattatgattattattaatatgattaGAACGGGgggaaaacaaatttttgctaTAACTAAACACTTCGTCCATTTTTCTATATGGGCAATTCGTTGCACTGTAATCAATCCTCGGCCTTGTAAATTCTGTCCTTGTCATTTCCGGAAACGCTGCCCGGTGACCGGATGCCGCGGAGGATCCATCCGATAGATCCATATCGATCCCTTCGTTGTCGATTTGTCACGTTGTTCGATCGCGATCCGCAAGCGGCATTCGTGGACCGGCCAGTCCGAGCTCTTTACGGACTCTcgtgtaaaaagaaataaagaaaagtaaaaaaaaaaaaaactaaagacaaaaaaaaaccGATCGCGCGATCTCGACGCGAGCCGGCGAACGAAACGCGACGAACAGTTATGGTGCTCCCGGGGCGCGCGTCACCGTCGCCGCGTTTGTTGTTCTTTGTTGTTGTTTCTCGGTCAAGGagcgatcgtcgacgattcgTTCGTGGACACACACGCCTGCTCGATCTTCGAAACGATCTCTCGATCCGAGGAATCAGGCCCGGACGGAGGAGCGGACTGGGAGAAAGAACGTTGTCGAGTGTCCGCGCCTCGGCTTCGAACGCTCACCGATCGGATCCATCGATCACCGCGCTCGTCTCTTCTCGCTTTCCCTCCCCCGATCTTTTCGTTCCCGACGCGATCGAGAACGCGGCGGATTGAAAACAAGTAGCCGAAGCCGATCGCGTCGAACAATAGGAAGCATCGTCGCGAAAGCGTCGAACCTCTCTTGCCGTGATCATTCAGCGAGATATCGATGTTGTCGCGCGACGAATTTTCGCTTCTACTCGATAGTTTCTCGGAAGAGCTTAGCCTTTCACAAAAATCGACGCGAGTAGTCGCTTTAACTATCTTTGTGCCTACCGATTCGCAAACTGGTTCGAGGCTTTCGgacgttctctctctcgtaaCGGTGTCATCTAAGGAGCGAGTAGAAAGTCGCGTGGAAGCCGAGGCACGGCCACCAAGCGTTCACCGAAGCGGTGTTAAACGAGTGTTCTCTTTGCCGGACACACGCGGACCGTTTTAGAATTATAAGCGTTCGAAAGGTAACACGCTCGACCAACGCCAACGAAAATGCAGAGATTTCGATTCGACTTCGATTTCAATCCCGATTTCGATGTCGATtttccacgcgcgcgcgcgatcttcACCGTTGCTAGTCTTCCCACGTTGATCGCTCGAAATCGGTAGGGACGATCGAACGGCCCTGTGAACGATCGAGAAGCGTTACGAATCGTCGTCAACGACCGCACGACGCACCCGTATCGTCGAGAGATCAAATTGTAGCATCGAACGAAGCCTGGCTAGAATACTCAAAAGAAAAGCTGCTTTCgaacttataataaaaaaaccaTTAAAACTTGACGCCGAGGATTTTCTGTGCGCCCGCGTGCACACGATCAACACCCTTCAATCAATAACACGCACTCAGTGTACTCGTCCTTTATTCACCATTCATCGTCTGCTGGCTTGTACAACGATAGAAAAATACGCAGAGTACATCGTCGAACCGAaacgaccgatcgatcgagtAATCCTAAAAGTTACGGTAAATCTGCCCATGCCTCATCTACTGACAATTATTTCGTAGTCTTAAAAAAAGAGGTCTGGTcaataaaaaaactaaaaatgattttagcaCGATATGTTGGAAGACTTCAGGTAGGTCAATCGTCGGTTTAACAAAATCTAAAACTAATTCAGTCTtcggaggaaaaaaaaaaccgaagGGACTGCCCCGAATAAATAAACctatataaaatagagtaaaGTGAAACGCTAGGACCCGTTTCTCCACCGACAGGGATTTTGAGCGGTACCTCGCTAGCTTGCGCCATCCTTGCGAGATTTTATGGTCTCTGTTAGCGGTGACGCGGATCCCAAGAGCGAACATCACAGAAACAGATCAGCAAACTTAAAGAATATGTGTATATGATAAAGTAGGTGGGGTAGTCGCTCAAACGTGTCCATAGGACACATCCTTCAGACGCGTTTCTCCATCACGTGGATGTAGAAACCGGGGTCCTTAACATCGTTCAGTTGCTTGAAGTCTCCGTAGATGGTGTGTTTCGCTCTGTAATGGAACGCTTCGTCCAGCATGCCCCCGAATACCTTCAACCGGTGCGGATAATACGAGAGCCGGAACTCGCTGATCTGCCCTTCGCCATCCTCGTCTTCGTTGTCGTCCAACATTATCATGTAGTCCAGGGTCACGATCGCTGGACGTCCGGAGACGAACAATACCGACGCCTTTATGTCCGTCATGTGTTGGCtctggaaaataattaacaaaattacatCCCTGATACATTATGCCAGCCACAACTAGGTCTATTTAAACCTttactattttctttcattagaTAACTTTCTTATTGCACAACGTTCACCGATATCGCAACACTGGCGACATCAAGActgtattttcatttcattccaGTCTTTACAAGCACGTATTTCGATAATGCACGTAATAACAGTTTGCAATTTTGCGTCAAACTGGAACCCACATCCGCTACAACAAAGTTAATGAAAGCTTTTGAAAACAAGGGAAGCGCATTGAAATTCTAGACGCAATACTGGTCCATCGCTCATCATCATCTCGCTTTTTCCACCTCCATTATTTTGCGTCACGCGACATTTGACATTCCCGTATCGCGCACCGATAACCAAGCATAATCTGCgatttctcttcttcttttttcatttagaaattatttctacgcATTTACGACTAACACGTGTCCGATGTGACCTCACTTACGTTATAGTAAATGCATTTCGGCGGTATGTCTCCGGTGTCGATTATGTAATCGTAATTCCTGTGGTCAATCAACAGCAAGCCGCCCGGTTTCACGCAGGCCTCGAAGTTTAACAGCGCTTGTCTGCAAACGATTCGACGATTAAACAATGAACAAGGTTTTTAGGTTTTTCGTAAAGAAATTCTGGTTATACCTCTGTTCCCGCTGATCGCCGAACGTGTCGGGCATGTGCGCGAAACTGTTTCCCAGGCAGATCACGGCGTCGAAACCCTCTCCTATCAGATGTCCAATGTCCTTGGGCAACGTCAGCCAATTCGCCTCTTCGATCACtgaaaagattattaaattaaaaattattaaattatgaattgaattcaaattttcaaagctGTCTTTTGGCGtttctaacaaaaattgcgtcgaattaaaatcaTAATCGGTGACCCTTGCCGCctttcgtaaaaataacgtCGAACGAAATGCAGCGTCTGTTTGCGAAAGACCATACTTtattctcttaatttttccTCGTATTTATCAGCTAGCTTATCGCTCTCTTCgcattattataactaatttctGACGCAATTTTTCCGGGAAGCGTCATTATTATCTTGACGGTTCAGAAGATATTTCCCAATCGCCTTACCCCAATTgtcgaacgatttttccttTCTCCGTCCCCATCTAGTTTTCAGAGCGTATTTCAGCATCTTGTCGGAAGCGTCCACGCTGACCACGTCGAAGCCCTCTTCGAGCAGCAAGATGGAATCGACGCCTGTTCCGCAGGCGACGTCCAGGATCCTCTGGCATCCCTTTTCCCGCAACAAACCGACCAAGAAGTCCCGATAATTCTGCGTCCTTTCTTTCTTGTCGCCGATGAACACTTCCCAAACTTTGGCGGCCCTTCCGTCCGCGTACTGATCGCGGACTCCTTCGGCCGCTGTACCGAGCGATCGGGTACGAAACACAGAATCCATCATATCTGCAAggaaaaagacaatttttcttatgaGAAGTCGTGAAATTAACGAGGACCAGCCGGGATTGCAGCAAGACCGAACCAGTGCCTTAGACGAAGATAGTTACacggaaaattattattaatatttattgtatacgagtaataaaatcaattaccCTTTAGAGAAGAATAATATCAAAGcagttcatttaataaaacagacaAGAACGAAATAGAAAGGAGAAATGTGAGATTTATTAGCGACAGCATTACGTCACTTTCTTTTACTTCAGCTCCCTCGCATTCGTTTAAATCTAGGCTAGGTTTCGATTACCACAGACATAGTTCGGTCATATTTCGTTGCCAGTCGAAGAGAATCGACGATTTCTCAGTCCTCGGCTTCTTTCAATTACTGATCGCAAACAGCCTTCCCCGTATCGGCCGTGCGCCGGTTCAGTACCGTAACAACGAAGAACAATAAGCTTATAATGCCCGAGCACTGCCCGATAAACCCCTGTTGCACGGCAACCTTATCTCCCGAGAACAAATGACAATCGAAGAGGAATGCCTTCTTGAAATTTAACAACAGCCCGACGTTGCCGTCGCTTTTCCACAAACTCGCTGCCTAACTCTCGCATTAATTAGGGTTAATTGTAATCGCAATGTTATCGGGGGGCGTGCACACGATGCACCCACAAAACGTGTCGGTGCATCTCTCTGGATGGCTCGTGCATTCCGCTAACGCAATCGACGTTGCCGCCGTGAGTCGGCAGGAATTCAGAGGACTATAGTTATCTGTAGATTAGAACTAACTCTTTAGCAACGGGGGTGAGAAGAGTGTTGTTGCCTCGATAAGAGAATTCGAAAACAAACAAGTCGACGAACGATTCCCGATAATTCGGCATTCGTGCGATAGTCCAGATTAAGGGAGACACGTGGGTCGGACTGGCGGAGTCAGTTTGTCGTCTCTGTCGGGCCGGTGTTGCAGAGCATAATTtcgtgaaagagagaaagaatctGGAAAATGGAAAGTGAGGTTAAAACAGTTTTGGATGGATAGGTGTTCAGCATCTTATCTCCTGATTTACATAGATCCGCAAGTGACCGCGATAAGATTACGAAAAACCTGTTATGAAATCCCGATAAATTAACGGAAACCGCGAACACCGATCACTCTCAGATTCTGAAGCTCGAGAGAACTTGTTTTGTTAAATGGCTATTATTCGTTGTTATAACGGTATCTGTTGCTCGAAGAAAAATTCCGTGAGATTTGATGAGGTAATTGGGATGGAATAATTTCAGGAAAAACCCGAATGAAACGCGCACCGACCAACGATGGTAGAAACAACTTGTTTTcaatatgaaattaagaatgattttcagaaatgtattatttcaaaaacaatCTTgcaatcgaaacaattttcctttctGATTTGATAAAGAGTAAGTTAGGCTGCTACTGAAAAAGAAGACTGTCGCAAGAATGAAATGTTTAACGTACcgtttgaaatgaaaattcgatgcTTGCCTCAAACGATTCCAGAGAGGTTTGAATCCACGCTTGACTAGAGAGTAGTCGATTCGAATAACTTCAGCTCCCTCGAGATTATAAATTCGGAGAAGAAGACGAGAGATCTGGAGGACCGTAAGATCAAGATCGGGAGAGCTGTTCGCACGGTGTGTCAAAATGGCACTAATGCGTCGAGGCTTCGGGCCCGTATGTATATAGGTTCCCGGGTCCACGCAGCATGATGCAATTTACAACCCGGTTGGAATATAACAGTTGGCAAACGTACATGACACTGCGAGACTCTAggaaaatatagtatagtaatgaTTACAGGGCAGTTTCATGGTGCTGACGATTTTCTTCGCGATAACCACGATATCGTTATCGCGCAAAATCcgtctatttatttgttctttcaACTTGCGATCGCAGTCAGCGTGGCGGAGAAAGACGCCGTAACAATACTTTGGCGGCATCCCGGAAAAATGGCGTTCGTTAACATTGAGAATGCTGAACGCTGAAAATAACCGATTCGCAATATCTTATCGGGATAACAATAATACtctcattgaaatatttgcgcCTGCGAATAACGAAATCGTCAATGTTCAACAACCACAATTGCTTGCACGAAAGcgctttcatattttaaatgcgAAAATATGCTTTTAGGAAGCTTCGgaagaaatatgtatatttcacATATAAATTACATGGTATTTATGTAACATCGTATTATGTAATCTTATACTTGCCATTAATTGCATAAGACGAATTAACggcgctttttttttttgaatgAAGGTACCGAAGTAAGAGTTGGATATTGAATCGGTGCGATAAACGGGTCGATGAAATAATGAAGTCAACGAATCGTTCCGATTGGGTAACAACATATAATTACAAGTTCtggtgtaaaattttataattatcttctGTTAGGacaaattacataattcaCGAACTTATACTTAAGCTAGAATACACGCTAGAAATTCCTAGAAACCTTATCAGTTTATCGTCACTGACAAATGCATTTCTAAATTCGAACGCGTCGTATTGTGCAGTATAGGTTTGTGAATGGAAGCGAATGTACAGTGCAATTGTCGTACgttctttgttatttaaatctaGATGGATCAAAGAAAAGTAT
This sequence is a window from Augochlora pura isolate Apur16 chromosome 9, APUR_v2.2.1, whole genome shotgun sequence. Protein-coding genes within it:
- the Gnmt gene encoding glycine N-methyltransferase yields the protein MMDSVFRTRSLGTAAEGVRDQYADGRAAKVWEVFIGDKKERTQNYRDFLVGLLREKGCQRILDVACGTGVDSILLLEEGFDVVSVDASDKMLKYALKTRWGRRKEKSFDNWVIEEANWLTLPKDIGHLIGEGFDAVICLGNSFAHMPDTFGDQREQRQALLNFEACVKPGGLLLIDHRNYDYIIDTGDIPPKCIYYNSQHMTDIKASVLFVSGRPAIVTLDYMIMLDDNEDEDGEGQISEFRLSYYPHRLKVFGGMLDEAFHYRAKHTIYGDFKQLNDVKDPGFYIHVMEKRV